The following proteins come from a genomic window of Terribacillus aidingensis:
- a CDS encoding LysE family translocator, translating into MPEIILLGFALAATPGPDFLLMTRNTLSHGKGFGFITLLGNRCSLLIHISFALLGLSMILQESVILFTSIRLLGACYLIYLGIQKIIHLLRSKKSTHDSAAFTITKVQAFRMGFLSNFLNPKVSLFFLSIFPQFASTDQLQNPFLLIICFLLGNSAWYVGTLLLVGMKQIRKIVVKFQSYLDVVFGFVFLIYGGKIVWDDVLRKIIFSPRLY; encoded by the coding sequence TTGCCTGAGATCATTCTTCTTGGATTCGCTTTAGCTGCTACGCCAGGCCCTGATTTTTTGCTTATGACACGAAACACCTTGTCGCATGGCAAAGGATTCGGGTTCATCACATTGCTCGGCAACCGCTGCAGCCTGCTCATTCACATTAGTTTTGCCTTACTCGGACTATCGATGATTCTGCAGGAATCTGTAATCCTGTTCACTAGCATCCGGCTGCTTGGGGCATGTTATTTGATTTATCTTGGAATCCAGAAAATCATTCATCTTTTACGCAGCAAAAAAAGCACGCATGATAGCGCAGCATTTACCATCACAAAAGTGCAGGCTTTCCGGATGGGGTTCCTAAGCAACTTCCTGAATCCAAAAGTCAGCTTGTTCTTCCTGAGTATCTTCCCCCAATTCGCTAGTACCGACCAGCTGCAAAACCCATTTCTGCTTATCATCTGCTTCCTGCTTGGCAACAGTGCGTGGTACGTTGGGACATTGCTGCTTGTCGGCATGAAACAAATCCGTAAGATTGTCGTTAAATTTCAATCTTACTTGGATGTAGTGTTTGGCTTTGTCTTCCTCATCTATGGAGGGAAAATCGTCTGGGATGATGTGCTGCGCAAAATCATCTTTTCTCCCCGCCTGTATTAA
- the topB gene encoding DNA topoisomerase III, producing the protein MGKTVVLAEKPSVGRDIARVLGCTKKTNSYMEGKDYIVTWALGHLVTLADPETYDDKYKTWKIEDLPMLPDKLKLVVIKQTGRQFSTVKTQLNRSDVSDIVIATDAGREGELVARWILEKARVNKPVKRLWISSVTDKAIKDGFKNLKSGKQFENLYKAAVARSEADWYVGLNATRALTTKFNAQLSSGRVQTPTLAMVHHREEEIKNFKPETFYGIEAKTQKGLRLVWKDQKHNSTRTFSKDKAEQVLQKLNQVKGTVKEVEKKLKKSYAPQLYDLTELQRDANRLFGFGGKETLNIMQQLYERHKLLTYPRTDSRYLSSDIVPTLKDRVKAAGVGSYGRLATKITNAPIKATKAFVDDKKVSDHHAIIPTDQNAYGADLSDKERKIYDLVIKRFFAVLFPPFEYEQTTLTVEAAGESFTAKGKIVQKQGWKEVYANNFDDVEADDDQTLPNVEKGEEWSLAYRMTMGETKPPERFTEGTLLHAMENPVRFMAGENKDLIKTIGQTGGLGTVATRADIIDKLFNTFYIEKQGKYLKMTSKGRQLLELVPEDLKSPALTAEWEMKLSAIAEGKLNQQQYISEMKQYAKEVVTEIKNSEHKYKHDNMTGTQCPDCGKLMLEVNGKRGRMLVCQDRECGHKKNIAKTTNARCPNCHKRLELRGEGEGQIFFCKCGHREKLSTFNERRKKEKTNKASKRDVQKYLKKNQQDDSFANTALADALAKFKKQ; encoded by the coding sequence ATGGGTAAAACGGTTGTACTGGCAGAGAAGCCATCTGTCGGCCGCGATATAGCGCGTGTTCTTGGCTGTACGAAGAAGACGAACAGCTATATGGAAGGAAAAGACTATATTGTAACGTGGGCGCTTGGTCATTTAGTGACATTGGCAGACCCGGAGACATATGACGATAAATATAAAACTTGGAAAATAGAGGACTTGCCGATGCTGCCGGATAAGCTGAAGCTTGTTGTGATCAAGCAGACTGGCAGACAGTTCAGCACGGTAAAAACGCAATTGAACAGAAGTGATGTCAGTGATATTGTCATTGCCACTGATGCCGGGCGTGAAGGGGAGCTTGTTGCACGCTGGATTTTGGAAAAAGCTCGTGTGAACAAGCCTGTGAAACGGTTGTGGATTTCCTCGGTTACGGATAAAGCGATCAAGGACGGTTTTAAAAACCTGAAAAGCGGCAAGCAGTTTGAGAATCTCTATAAAGCAGCGGTAGCCCGCTCTGAGGCTGATTGGTATGTCGGTCTGAATGCAACACGCGCATTGACGACGAAATTCAACGCGCAGCTGTCCAGTGGACGCGTGCAGACGCCGACACTCGCGATGGTCCATCACCGGGAAGAAGAGATAAAGAACTTCAAGCCAGAGACATTCTATGGCATCGAAGCAAAGACTCAGAAAGGCTTGCGCCTCGTCTGGAAGGATCAGAAGCATAACAGTACACGGACGTTCTCTAAAGATAAGGCAGAGCAGGTGCTTCAGAAGCTGAATCAGGTTAAGGGTACAGTGAAGGAAGTGGAGAAGAAGCTGAAGAAGAGCTATGCTCCACAGTTGTATGATCTGACTGAACTTCAGCGCGATGCGAACCGTCTGTTTGGGTTTGGCGGTAAAGAAACACTCAATATCATGCAGCAGCTGTATGAGCGTCATAAGCTTCTCACATATCCGCGTACGGACTCACGTTATCTTTCTTCTGATATCGTTCCTACGCTGAAGGATCGGGTTAAAGCTGCAGGTGTAGGAAGCTACGGCCGTCTGGCAACGAAAATTACGAACGCACCAATTAAAGCGACAAAAGCATTTGTTGACGACAAGAAGGTATCTGATCACCACGCAATCATTCCAACCGATCAGAATGCGTATGGTGCTGACCTTTCCGATAAGGAACGGAAAATCTATGATTTGGTCATCAAGCGTTTCTTCGCTGTCCTGTTCCCGCCGTTTGAATATGAACAGACAACATTGACTGTTGAAGCAGCTGGAGAATCCTTCACTGCCAAAGGTAAAATCGTACAAAAGCAAGGCTGGAAGGAAGTCTATGCGAACAACTTTGATGACGTGGAAGCTGATGACGATCAAACGTTGCCGAACGTCGAAAAAGGCGAGGAGTGGTCGCTTGCGTATCGGATGACGATGGGCGAGACGAAACCGCCGGAACGATTCACAGAAGGCACCTTGCTTCATGCGATGGAAAATCCGGTCCGTTTCATGGCTGGTGAGAACAAAGATCTTATCAAAACGATCGGCCAGACTGGCGGACTTGGCACAGTTGCGACACGTGCTGATATCATTGACAAATTGTTCAATACATTCTATATCGAGAAACAAGGCAAGTATCTGAAAATGACTTCCAAAGGTCGACAGCTGCTTGAGCTTGTACCGGAAGACTTGAAATCACCAGCATTGACTGCAGAGTGGGAAATGAAGCTAAGTGCCATAGCAGAAGGCAAGCTGAACCAGCAGCAATACATTTCTGAAATGAAGCAGTATGCGAAAGAAGTCGTTACCGAAATCAAGAACAGCGAGCATAAGTATAAGCATGATAATATGACGGGCACACAGTGTCCGGATTGCGGCAAACTGATGCTTGAAGTGAATGGCAAACGCGGTCGTATGCTCGTTTGTCAGGACCGGGAATGCGGACATAAGAAAAATATCGCCAAAACGACGAATGCACGCTGCCCGAACTGTCATAAACGTTTGGAACTGCGCGGTGAAGGGGAAGGTCAGATTTTCTTCTGCAAATGCGGACATCGTGAAAAGCTGAGTACGTTCAACGAACGCCGCAAGAAAGAGAAAACCAATAAAGCGAGTAAGCGTGATGTACAGAAGTATTTGAAGAAGAATCAGCAAGATGATAGCTTCGCAAATACTGCATTAGCTGATGCACTTGCTAAATTTAAGAAGCAATAA
- a CDS encoding ATP-binding cassette domain-containing protein — MITVNNVGLQYGDKKLFEEVNIKFTPGNCYGVIGANGAGKSTFLKVLSGDVEPQVGNVAIGDGERLAFLKQNHFGYEEHEVLQTVMMGHERLFKIIEEKDALYAKADFSEADGMRAAELEGEFAELNGWEAESDAAVLLKGLGISENLHDKKMAELTGSEKVKVLLAQALFGNPDVLLLDEPTNGLDLQAIQWLEEFLINFDNTVIVVSHDRHFLNKICTHIADVDFGKIQLYVGNYDFWYESSQLATQMAQDENKKKEEKIKELQAFVARFSANASKSKQATSRKKMLDNITLEDIKPSSRRYPYVGFQQEREIGNDVLTVKGISKTIDGVKVLDNVSFTIGREDKLALVGRDEIAKTTLLKIIMGEMEPDAGEYKWGITTSQSYFPKDNSKYFDGVNLTLVEWLRQYSPEDQTETFLRGFLGRMLFSGEDALKEANVLSGGEKVRCMLSKMMLSKSNVLVMDEPTNHLDLESIQSLNEGLIKFKGVLLFTSHDQQFVNSIANRLIEITPAGIVDKEMTYDEYVSDKKLQKEIAAMYS, encoded by the coding sequence ATGATAACGGTAAATAATGTAGGTCTACAATATGGCGACAAAAAGCTATTTGAAGAAGTTAATATAAAGTTCACCCCTGGAAACTGCTATGGGGTTATAGGTGCAAACGGTGCCGGAAAATCCACTTTCTTGAAAGTACTTTCTGGTGATGTTGAGCCGCAGGTAGGTAACGTAGCGATTGGTGATGGAGAGCGTCTTGCCTTCCTGAAACAGAACCACTTCGGTTATGAAGAGCATGAAGTTCTGCAAACGGTCATGATGGGTCATGAGCGTCTATTCAAAATCATCGAAGAAAAAGATGCGCTTTATGCAAAAGCAGACTTCTCTGAAGCAGACGGCATGCGTGCTGCTGAACTTGAAGGTGAATTCGCAGAGCTTAACGGTTGGGAAGCAGAATCTGATGCCGCTGTTCTATTAAAAGGCTTAGGTATTTCTGAAAACTTACATGATAAAAAAATGGCTGAATTGACTGGTTCCGAGAAAGTGAAAGTGCTCCTTGCACAAGCTTTGTTCGGCAACCCTGATGTTTTGCTTCTGGATGAGCCTACCAACGGACTTGATTTGCAAGCGATCCAGTGGCTGGAAGAATTCTTGATCAATTTCGATAACACAGTTATCGTCGTATCCCACGACCGTCACTTCTTAAACAAGATTTGTACACATATCGCGGATGTTGACTTTGGTAAAATTCAGCTTTATGTCGGTAACTATGACTTCTGGTATGAATCCAGCCAGTTAGCTACACAAATGGCACAGGATGAAAACAAGAAAAAAGAAGAGAAAATCAAGGAATTACAAGCGTTCGTCGCGCGATTCAGTGCGAATGCTTCGAAATCGAAGCAAGCGACTTCCCGTAAGAAGATGCTTGATAACATCACATTGGAAGACATCAAGCCTTCTTCCCGCCGCTATCCGTATGTAGGATTCCAGCAAGAGCGCGAAATCGGTAATGATGTGCTTACTGTCAAAGGCATTTCGAAGACAATCGACGGTGTTAAAGTACTCGATAACGTCAGCTTCACAATCGGCCGCGAAGACAAACTTGCCCTAGTCGGCCGCGATGAGATCGCGAAAACAACACTATTGAAAATCATCATGGGTGAAATGGAGCCTGACGCTGGTGAGTACAAATGGGGTATCACTACTTCCCAATCGTACTTCCCGAAAGACAACTCCAAATACTTTGATGGTGTGAATTTGACTTTGGTAGAATGGCTTCGTCAGTACTCTCCTGAGGACCAGACAGAGACGTTCCTTCGCGGTTTCCTAGGACGTATGCTTTTCAGTGGTGAAGATGCACTGAAAGAAGCGAACGTGCTTTCCGGAGGAGAAAAAGTACGCTGTATGCTATCGAAGATGATGCTTAGCAAATCGAATGTATTGGTAATGGATGAACCGACGAACCACTTGGATCTTGAATCCATCCAATCCTTGAACGAAGGATTGATCAAATTCAAAGGTGTGCTTCTCTTCACTTCGCATGACCAACAGTTTGTGAACAGTATCGCGAACCGTCTGATTGAGATCACTCCAGCTGGTATCGTAGATAAAGAAATGACGTATGATGAATATGTTTCTGACAAAAAGCTGCAGAAAGAAATTGCAGCAATGTACAGCTAA
- a CDS encoding methylated-DNA--[protein]-cysteine S-methyltransferase, with amino-acid sequence MFYTSNIETPLGNVQITATDQLITSILFGEQLPANENTLTKLAQTQLQAYFNGELTNFQLPLAMNGTSFQQRVWEQVNQIPYGSSAFYSTIAEDAGNGRAVRAAASAVGRNTFAIVIPCHRVVGRNGIVTGYRWEPWRKNWLLEFEQQRSR; translated from the coding sequence ATGTTCTATACAAGTAATATAGAGACGCCTTTAGGTAATGTACAGATCACAGCAACCGATCAACTCATAACAAGCATCCTATTCGGTGAACAGCTGCCGGCTAACGAGAACACGCTAACAAAACTGGCTCAAACACAGCTGCAGGCTTATTTTAACGGTGAACTTACCAATTTCCAGCTGCCACTGGCGATGAACGGAACTTCCTTTCAGCAGCGTGTGTGGGAACAGGTCAATCAAATACCATATGGCAGTTCCGCTTTTTATAGCACAATTGCCGAAGATGCAGGAAATGGACGAGCCGTTCGGGCAGCAGCCAGTGCGGTCGGGCGAAACACATTCGCTATCGTTATCCCCTGCCATCGGGTTGTCGGCAGGAACGGAATTGTAACAGGTTACCGCTGGGAGCCGTGGCGTAAGAACTGGCTGTTGGAATTCGAACAACAAAGGAGCAGATGA
- a CDS encoding NAD(P)-dependent oxidoreductase, giving the protein MKVLVTGAAGHIGKNLVKAIHDQYDLVMTDIKQDEDLNQFGTFKQADLAVAEEVEQLAEGVDAIVHLGGIATESTYEKINRNNFNGTYHVYEAARKHGIKRIVFASSNHAVGFHPINQSIGPDAPHLPDTYYGSSKAFGENLANMYHKKHGIETASLRIGSYLEKPAEHRNLNTWISVRDMNQLIVCCLEADQIGTSVFYGVSSLHNDYFDNRYAAKIGYDPEDNPEDYREEIENVKMENVTDFVGGMFTNFGR; this is encoded by the coding sequence ATGAAAGTACTTGTGACAGGAGCCGCCGGTCATATTGGCAAGAATTTAGTCAAAGCTATCCACGATCAATATGATCTAGTGATGACCGATATTAAACAAGACGAAGACTTAAATCAATTCGGTACATTCAAACAAGCTGATCTTGCCGTAGCAGAAGAAGTCGAACAGCTGGCAGAAGGTGTGGATGCAATCGTCCATTTGGGCGGGATTGCAACGGAAAGCACATACGAGAAGATTAACCGAAACAACTTCAATGGAACCTACCATGTATACGAAGCAGCCCGGAAGCATGGTATCAAACGTATCGTTTTCGCCAGCAGCAACCACGCTGTCGGCTTCCACCCGATCAATCAATCAATCGGACCAGATGCCCCTCACCTGCCAGATACATACTACGGTTCCAGCAAAGCATTCGGCGAGAACCTGGCGAATATGTATCACAAAAAGCACGGCATTGAAACAGCCAGCCTGCGCATCGGCAGCTATTTGGAGAAACCCGCGGAGCATCGCAACCTGAATACATGGATCAGTGTCCGGGATATGAATCAGCTGATTGTCTGCTGTTTGGAGGCGGACCAAATCGGCACGAGTGTCTTTTATGGCGTTTCTTCCTTGCATAATGACTACTTTGATAATCGATATGCAGCCAAAATCGGCTATGATCCCGAAGACAATCCTGAGGATTACCGGGAAGAAATAGAAAATGTGAAGATGGAAAATGTGACTGACTTTGTTGGCGGGATGTTTACCAACTTCGGAAGATGA
- a CDS encoding VOC family protein codes for MVQGINSYIVTNGNGQEAVKLYEDALGAQVLHIQTFGEMPEDPNHPIPAEAKDRVLHAHLKVGGNDLMLSDTFPGQPLELGDQVGIAVIISAPEETKVVFEKLSVGGQIIMELQQTFWSPLYGQVKDKFGVTWQVSTADEPQ; via the coding sequence ATGGTACAAGGAATCAATTCTTATATTGTGACAAACGGCAATGGACAAGAAGCAGTCAAATTATATGAGGATGCTTTAGGAGCTCAAGTACTGCATATACAAACTTTTGGTGAGATGCCGGAGGATCCTAACCACCCAATTCCGGCTGAAGCAAAGGATCGCGTTTTGCATGCGCATTTAAAAGTGGGCGGCAACGACTTGATGCTATCTGATACATTCCCAGGTCAGCCGCTCGAGCTAGGCGACCAAGTAGGAATTGCCGTTATTATCAGCGCTCCGGAAGAAACAAAGGTTGTGTTTGAGAAGCTATCAGTCGGCGGCCAAATCATTATGGAACTGCAGCAGACCTTCTGGAGTCCTTTATATGGGCAGGTCAAAGATAAGTTCGGTGTAACATGGCAGGTATCTACTGCAGATGAGCCGCAATAG
- a CDS encoding ABC transporter permease, which produces MISSLKRQVSLMRKFWTVFSHTYLSRVKTKGYVISSAIFLLVICGVFYVPDIIDRFTGDSEEPVVAVIDETENQQTFEALNASAEEYQPELFNGSEEAAKDAVENEEYEGLLVLSQSEQSLPEAAFYSMQLTNSTSETIEAQLQQIKVAQAASQAGVDEATMQDIYAPVSFQRDALDDNAKTEEELAGSYGLVYILVFALYMSVIVYGMMIATDITNEKSSRVMEILISSSSPVGQMFAKILAIGMVGLTQVALITVAVYAMVQIRGEELGGGFFDFIGIANASPVTLTFALIFFILGYFLYATICAGLGSVVSRMEDVQQLVSPVIFLVMGAFFLSIYGLSSPDSPLIVVTSYIPFFTPMIMFLRIGMLGVPAWEIALSIAILVATILLIAWIAAKIYRGGVLMYGKGGSFNQLKEALKLSGNIKK; this is translated from the coding sequence ATGATATCTTCATTGAAAAGGCAGGTGAGTCTTATGCGTAAGTTTTGGACTGTGTTTTCGCATACCTATCTCTCTCGAGTAAAAACAAAAGGTTATGTTATTTCGAGTGCGATATTTTTACTTGTTATCTGTGGAGTCTTTTATGTGCCGGATATTATCGACCGTTTTACCGGCGATTCTGAAGAACCGGTCGTAGCTGTTATAGATGAAACAGAAAATCAGCAGACCTTTGAAGCATTAAATGCCAGTGCAGAAGAATATCAGCCTGAATTATTTAATGGAAGCGAAGAAGCAGCGAAAGATGCAGTAGAGAATGAGGAATATGAAGGACTGCTCGTTTTAAGTCAGTCTGAGCAAAGCTTGCCAGAAGCCGCTTTTTACAGTATGCAGCTCACGAACAGTACCAGTGAAACAATAGAAGCACAGCTGCAGCAAATCAAAGTTGCCCAAGCAGCTTCACAGGCAGGCGTTGACGAAGCGACCATGCAGGATATATATGCACCAGTGTCTTTCCAGCGGGATGCCCTTGATGATAATGCAAAAACGGAAGAAGAATTGGCAGGATCATATGGACTTGTTTATATTTTAGTTTTTGCTCTATATATGAGTGTGATTGTTTACGGCATGATGATTGCAACGGATATCACCAATGAGAAATCATCAAGAGTGATGGAAATCTTGATCTCCAGCTCCTCGCCAGTCGGCCAAATGTTCGCCAAGATTCTGGCGATTGGAATGGTAGGACTTACACAAGTCGCTTTAATCACGGTAGCCGTGTATGCAATGGTGCAGATCCGCGGGGAAGAACTGGGCGGAGGCTTCTTCGATTTTATTGGTATCGCAAATGCATCGCCGGTCACATTAACGTTTGCGTTGATTTTCTTTATCCTAGGCTACTTCTTATATGCCACAATTTGTGCAGGGCTCGGATCGGTTGTAAGCAGAATGGAGGATGTCCAGCAGCTTGTTAGTCCGGTTATCTTCTTGGTGATGGGAGCATTCTTTCTATCTATCTATGGACTTAGCTCACCCGATTCACCACTCATAGTCGTGACATCTTACATTCCATTCTTCACACCGATGATTATGTTTTTACGTATTGGAATGCTTGGCGTTCCTGCCTGGGAAATAGCCCTTTCCATCGCAATCCTTGTAGCAACCATTTTGCTGATTGCTTGGATTGCTGCTAAAATCTATCGCGGCGGCGTATTGATGTACGGTAAAGGCGGATCATTCAATCAGCTGAAGGAAGCGTTAAAGCTGTCAGGAAATATAAAAAAATAG
- a CDS encoding ABC transporter ATP-binding protein, translated as MVLVLELKDVTKRFGKHTAVDQLTLSIPEGEIFGFLGANGAGKTTTFRMILNLLENTEGEIFWRGKKITYDQSDEIGYLPEERGLYPKLTVKDQLVYLAKLRGMAKADSVKAIKNWLDRFNITEYENKKVEELSKGNQQKIQFISAVLHNPRLLILDEPFSGLDPVNVEMLKQAVIELKNNGTSIIFSSHRMEHVEELCRFLCIMKHGKPVVEGDLIEIKRSFRKKNITISADYDLTFLKEASGVVKYHQTQQGCRLQIASSEDAVSVWKQLTEKGFVSKFEVEEPTLNDIFIEKAGESYA; from the coding sequence ATGGTGCTAGTGCTTGAACTAAAGGATGTGACGAAGAGGTTCGGCAAGCATACTGCTGTCGACCAGCTGACATTGTCGATACCAGAGGGAGAAATTTTTGGATTCCTAGGAGCTAACGGTGCAGGTAAAACGACTACTTTCCGTATGATTCTTAACTTATTGGAGAATACAGAAGGAGAAATATTCTGGCGTGGAAAAAAGATTACGTATGATCAGAGTGATGAAATTGGCTATCTTCCAGAGGAACGCGGACTTTATCCAAAGCTTACCGTAAAGGATCAGCTCGTGTATTTAGCCAAGCTTAGGGGGATGGCAAAGGCAGACAGTGTGAAAGCAATAAAGAACTGGCTTGATCGATTTAATATAACAGAATATGAAAACAAGAAAGTGGAAGAGCTCTCTAAAGGAAACCAGCAGAAAATACAATTCATATCCGCTGTATTGCACAATCCTCGCCTATTGATATTGGATGAACCATTCTCAGGACTGGATCCGGTTAATGTGGAAATGCTGAAGCAGGCTGTAATAGAATTGAAAAATAATGGAACATCAATCATCTTCTCGTCTCACCGCATGGAACATGTAGAAGAACTATGTCGTTTTCTTTGCATAATGAAGCACGGAAAGCCGGTCGTAGAGGGAGACTTAATCGAAATAAAGCGATCTTTCCGCAAGAAGAACATTACCATATCAGCAGACTATGACTTAACCTTTTTAAAGGAAGCATCAGGTGTGGTGAAGTACCATCAAACGCAGCAGGGATGCCGACTTCAGATTGCATCATCAGAAGATGCCGTTTCTGTATGGAAGCAGCTGACCGAGAAAGGATTTGTCAGCAAATTTGAAGTGGAGGAACCAACGCTGAATGATATCTTCATTGAAAAGGCAGGTGAGTCTTATGCGTAA
- the trpA gene encoding tryptophan synthase subunit alpha has product MSKAMLDNAFQTVSQAGEKAFVPYIMAGDGGLDSLNERIQFLADSGATGIELGLPFSDPVADGPTIQAAGIRALEAGTTVRAVLDEVAKEKASRNVPLVIMTYLNPVFAFGVEDFASACAAAGISGLILPDLPLEEEGLVVEALQKHEIALIRLVALTSTPERIRALAERAEGFLYAVTVAGTTGERATFVDQLGAHLQELKKISNAPVLAGFGVSTPAHVKELSQYCDGVVVGSKIVDALHQGDRQQVEELIRARKQV; this is encoded by the coding sequence ATGAGTAAAGCTATGCTGGATAATGCATTTCAAACGGTATCACAAGCTGGGGAAAAAGCTTTCGTACCATATATAATGGCTGGTGATGGCGGCTTGGACAGTTTGAATGAACGCATTCAATTTCTTGCTGATAGTGGTGCAACAGGAATCGAGCTGGGACTTCCTTTTTCAGATCCAGTCGCGGACGGGCCAACTATCCAGGCAGCTGGAATTCGCGCATTGGAGGCGGGCACGACTGTCCGTGCAGTACTCGATGAGGTTGCTAAGGAAAAAGCCAGCCGCAATGTGCCGCTTGTTATCATGACGTACTTGAATCCAGTCTTCGCCTTTGGTGTGGAAGACTTCGCGTCAGCCTGTGCTGCAGCAGGGATATCTGGTCTTATCCTGCCAGATCTGCCGCTTGAAGAGGAAGGACTTGTTGTCGAAGCTCTTCAAAAGCATGAAATAGCTCTGATTCGTTTGGTCGCTTTGACCAGTACACCAGAAAGGATCCGGGCACTCGCTGAGCGCGCTGAAGGCTTTCTTTATGCCGTGACAGTTGCAGGTACGACAGGGGAGAGAGCGACCTTCGTCGATCAGCTGGGAGCACATCTGCAGGAGCTGAAAAAAATCAGCAACGCACCAGTACTGGCTGGTTTCGGGGTTTCTACACCAGCGCATGTGAAGGAACTGAGCCAATATTGTGATGGAGTAGTGGTTGGAAGTAAGATTGTCGATGCATTGCATCAAGGAGACAGACAGCAAGTGGAAGAGTTGATTAGAGCAAGGAAGCAGGTGTAA
- the trpB gene encoding tryptophan synthase subunit beta, which produces MATYPTETGHYGSFGGRFVPETLMPAILELEAAFKEAKEDPAFQEEMRYYLKQYIGRETPLYFAERLTATLGGPRIYLKREDLNHTGAHKINNTIGQALLTQRMGKKKVVAETGAGQHGVATATVSALLGLECIIFMGKEDVRRQALNVYRMELLGAQVVSVDQGNGTLKDAVNEAMRYWTANVEDTHYIFGTAAGPHPFPQIVRDFQRIIGDETRKQIIEAEGKLPEAIVACVGGGSNAIGMFYPFVDDRDVKMYGVEAGGMGLPTGKHAASLTEGKAGILHGSLSYLLQNEDGQVQEPHSISAGLDYPGVGPEHSYLKDAGRVTYDAVTDEEALEAVRLLSRTEGIIPALESAHAVAYCKKLAPVMGEEDVLVVCLSGRGDKDVNTIREAHETGGDLHE; this is translated from the coding sequence ATGGCAACATATCCGACAGAAACCGGGCATTATGGAAGCTTTGGCGGCCGATTTGTACCAGAAACACTCATGCCAGCCATCTTGGAACTAGAAGCGGCATTCAAGGAAGCGAAGGAAGATCCTGCCTTCCAAGAAGAGATGCGCTATTACTTGAAACAGTATATCGGACGGGAGACCCCGCTTTATTTTGCAGAACGTTTAACAGCAACTCTTGGCGGACCGAGGATCTATTTGAAAAGAGAAGACCTTAACCATACAGGGGCACATAAAATCAACAACACAATCGGGCAGGCGTTGCTCACACAGCGGATGGGCAAGAAAAAGGTTGTAGCTGAAACAGGCGCTGGCCAGCATGGTGTTGCCACTGCGACAGTCAGCGCGTTGCTAGGATTGGAATGCATCATCTTCATGGGAAAAGAAGACGTCAGACGACAAGCATTGAACGTGTACCGGATGGAGCTCTTAGGCGCTCAAGTCGTATCCGTCGATCAGGGTAACGGCACCTTGAAGGATGCGGTAAACGAAGCGATGCGCTATTGGACGGCGAATGTAGAAGATACACATTATATTTTCGGTACAGCTGCCGGCCCGCATCCATTCCCGCAAATCGTCCGCGATTTCCAGCGGATTATCGGCGATGAAACCCGCAAGCAGATCATCGAGGCAGAAGGCAAGCTGCCGGAAGCAATTGTTGCCTGCGTTGGAGGAGGAAGTAACGCAATTGGCATGTTCTATCCGTTCGTGGATGATCGCGATGTTAAAATGTACGGTGTGGAAGCAGGAGGTATGGGTCTGCCAACAGGTAAGCATGCGGCCTCTCTTACAGAGGGGAAAGCGGGAATTCTGCATGGATCATTATCCTATTTGCTTCAAAATGAAGACGGTCAGGTACAGGAGCCTCATTCCATTTCGGCCGGATTGGATTATCCAGGCGTCGGTCCGGAACATAGCTATTTAAAAGATGCTGGTCGAGTTACGTACGATGCTGTTACCGACGAAGAAGCGCTAGAGGCTGTGCGACTCCTATCCAGAACAGAAGGAATCATACCAGCACTGGAAAGCGCGCATGCAGTTGCATACTGTAAAAAGCTGGCGCCAGTGATGGGTGAAGAGGATGTGCTTGTTGTCTGTTTGTCCGGACGCGGGGATAAGGATGTAAACACAATCAGGGAAGCGCATGAAACAGGAGGAGATCTGCATGAGTAA